Genomic segment of Terriglobia bacterium:
GGCCGTCGTGCCGGTACACCTCTATGGAATGCCGGCGCGGCTCCAGGAACTCTCCCATCTTGGCCTGCCTGTGCTGGAAGATGCGGCGCAGGCTCACGGCAGCAATGCGAGCTGGGGCCGCTGCGGCTCGTTCGGGCTGGCCGCGGCCTTCAGTTTCTACCCGACGAAAAACCTCGGGACTTACGGCGACGGTGGAATGATCGTGACCTCCGATGCTAAGGTGGCGAACGAGTGCCGGCTGCTCCGCAATTACGGACAGCAGGAGAATTATTCATCCGAGATCCTCGGACAGAACAGCCGTCTGGATGAACTTCATGCCGCGATTCTGCGCGTGAAGCTTCGCAAGTTGGAGGACTGGAACAATCGCCGCCGCGCGGTGGCGGCGAAGTATCGCGCGGCGCTCGCGGGCCTGCCGCTGGCGATGCAGGCCGAAACCGGTTCGAGCAACTGCCATCTGTTCGTCGTCACGACGGCGAGCCGGGACAAGCTGCGCGCGCACCTTGCGGAATTGAAGATTCCCACACTGGTGCACTATCCGATTCCGCTGCACCGCCAGAAAGCCTTCGCGGAGTTCAATCCCGCGCATTGTCCCAATGCGGATCTGCTGTGCTCGCGCGTCCTGAGCCTGCCGATGCACGCCTTCCTCACCGAGGGCGAAATCGAGCGAGTGATCGAAGGCGTCCGCGGCTTCTTTGGATAGTGGATTAGAACCAGTACCGGTCCCACTCCCGCTCAAGCAGGTGGCTGGCGATCTGCGACTTTTCGCTTTTGCGGCAGGCACGAATATCGATGCTGGGCAGTGATGGAAGCCCATCAAAAAACGCGTTGGCTTCACCAGTAAGGTTTTTGTGCCATCGGCGTTTCCGGCGCGGTAGCAGCCGGGATGAGCGCAGCCAGTCCATGATTCGATCCTTCATATCGGATATCATTTCCCGCTCTTCTACACCAGGTTGTAAGAACTGTTAAAGCAAAAAATGTTCGAAGAAATTGCAGAGCCACTCCCCTGCTGAGTCTGCAGCGAACTCAGCAGGAGAGTTTACGGCCTTCATTGAAACAATGAACAAACCTGCAATGATGCAATGATGCAATCAGGCCCCCTTCGCCTTCTCCTCCTCCTTCCTCGCCTCCGCCAGCAGCGCCCGCGCGGCGGCGCGGTTCGCGGCCTTGACGCGTGGCCACGCGGCCAGCGCCACCGTGAACGCAAGCACGGAGCCGGTGGCTTTCCAGATGCTCTGCATCAGGGGCTCTCCGAACAGGAACGGCTCGACC
This window contains:
- a CDS encoding DegT/DnrJ/EryC1/StrS family aminotransferase; the encoded protein is MEFNDVRLQYESLHEEIDGAIREVLNGGRYILGPAAAAFEQAFARYCRAEDGIAVGSGTDALAIALRAFGVRPGDEVIVPAVSAAATAMAVTQIGGRPVFADISAEDFNIDPSSCFERKTTRTKAVVPVHLYGMPARLQELSHLGLPVLEDAAQAHGSNASWGRCGSFGLAAAFSFYPTKNLGTYGDGGMIVTSDAKVANECRLLRNYGQQENYSSEILGQNSRLDELHAAILRVKLRKLEDWNNRRRAVAAKYRAALAGLPLAMQAETGSSNCHLFVVTTASRDKLRAHLAELKIPTLVHYPIPLHRQKAFAEFNPAHCPNADLLCSRVLSLPMHAFLTEGEIERVIEGVRGFFG